TATAGAACTCCCGCCGCAATCGGTATTCCCGCCGAGTTGTAGCCGAGGGCCCAGAATAGGTTCTGGCGGATCTTGGTCATCGTCCTTCGGGACAGCTGGATGGCGGCCACGGCGTCGATGAGATCGCTGCGTATGAGGACAATGTCCCCGGTCTCCATGGCCACGTCGGTCCCGCTGCCGATTGCGATGCCCACGTCGGCCTGCGCCAGAGCGGGGGCGTCGTTCACCCCATCACCAACCATGGCGACCTTTTTACCCGAGGCCTGTAACCTTGCCACTTCTTGCGCCTTGTTCTCTGGTAGCACCTCGGCAATGTACTTGTCGATGCCCACTTGGGAGGCGATGACCTTGGCCGTCCTCGGGTTGTCGCCGGTGAGCATGATGACCTCGATGCCCATCCTCCTCAGCTCAGCTATCGCTTCCCGGGATGTCTCCTTGATGACATCGGCCACGCCGATGATCCCGATGAGCTGGGAGTCCGAGGAAACGAGCATAGCGGTGCGACCGTCCTCCTCCATCCTCCGAAGGTCGGCCTGGGCCGCCGAGATGTCTACATTACTGGCATCCATCATCTTGCGGTTGCCGATGAGGACGTTCCGGCCGTTGACCTCGGCCCTCACTCCCAGCCCGGGCACGGCTTCGAAGTCAGACGCGTCAGGGGGGGAGAGACCATCTCCCTGCGCCCGCCGTACGATGGCTTCGGCCAGTGGGTGCTCGGACCCCTTCTCCGCCGCCGCGGCCGTCGTCAGGACCTCGGCCTCGGTGCCCTTGACCACGAAGATGTCGGTCACCTCCGGTTCGCCCTTGGTGATGGTCCCGGTCTTATCCATGACCACTATCTGGACCTTCCCGGTGATCTCCAGCGCCTCCGCGCTCTTGAATAGGATCCCGTTCTCCGCCCCCTTCCCCGAACCCACCATGATGGCAGTGGGGGTCGCCAGCCCCAGGGCGCAGGGACATGAGATGACCAGAACGGAGATGAAGATTATGAGGGAGAAGACGAACTCCTCATCCCCTCCCACCACTGCTCCGTAAGCATACAGGTACCACGCCAGGAAGCTGACCGTGGCGATGGCGATGACCGCTGGGACGAACCATGCAGAGACATTGTCGGCATACCTCTGGATCGGCGCCTTCGACGACTGAGCGTCCTCCACCAGCCTGATGATCTGGGCGAGGGCGGTGTCCTTGCCCACCCTGGAGGCCTGGACCTTGAGCACCCCGTTCTTGTTGATCGACCCTCCGACCACCGGGGAACCAGCGGTCTTGTCCACCGGTATCGACTCCCCGGTGATCATGCTCTCATCGACCGCCGAGCCTCCCTCCACGACCATGCCGTCGGTAGCGACCTTCTCTCCGGGGCGGACGACGAACAGATCGTCGACCTTCAGCAGCTCGACCGGAACCTCGATCTCCTGTCCGTCCCTTAGCACCCGGGCGGTGCGGGCCTGCAATCCGATCAGGCTGCGGATGGCCTGGGAGGTCCGGCCCTTAGCCTTTGCCTCCAGGTACTTACCGAACAGGATCAGGGATATGATCATCGCCGAGGTGTCGAAGTAAGTGTGCTGGTGGAAGGGGATTAACGACGGGAAGAAGACCACCGCCACGGAGTATAGGTACGCCGCCGAAGAACCTAGGGCGATGAGGGTGTCCATGTTCGCCCGGCGGTTCCGGAACGCGTAGTAAGTGCCGACATAGAACTGGTATCCAGCGATGAACTGGACAGGAGTAGCCATGGCGAAGAGGATGTATCCTTCGCTGCCCATGATTCCCAGCGCGTCGGCCCATCCCAGGTAGTCGAACCCGAGCATAAGGATCATGATCGGCACGCTGAGGGAGAGGGAGAACACCAGCAGGGTGAGCTGTTTCCTCTGTTCTCTCGCCCGCTCAGCCATTTCCGTGTCCAGGGTCTCGGCCTCGATGACTTCATAGCCAGCTTCGACGATTGCCGCCTTGAGGGCCGCGACCGTCACCTCTTCGGGGTTGAACCGCACGGAAACCTTCTCTATGGCGAGGTTGACGTTGGCAGAGAACACCCCGTCGACGGCCATGAGTGCCGTCTCGATGACGCTGGCGCAGGATGCGCAGACCATTCCCTTGATGCCCAGAGTCACTTGGTCCACCGCCAGGCCGTAACCTGCGGCCCGGACCGCTTCCACGATCCTCTCCGCATCGATCAGTGCGGGGTCGTACGACACCCGGGCCTTCTCTGTGGCCAGGTTCACCGTGGCCTCCCTTACTCCCGGCAGCCCGGAGATCGTTTCCTCTACGATGCCCGCGCACGATGCGCAGGTCATCCCGGTTACTCCGAACGTCGCCGACCTGGTCGATCCCGGTAATGGCTTGGGCGGTGGCATCGGGCAAACGTCCTCGTCACAGGGTTCTTTCACACAAAGTAATTCTCTTGGCAGCCCTAGTACCTTTGCCCTAAACGAGAGCTGGAAACACGGCGGCTCGATCGTACGAACGGAAGGTCAACGCTCGCTGTCGTTCGAGCGTTGGAAAAACAATATAAATTGTATGCTCTCAAACAATTCGTAATGGGCCTAGACGAGAACGATGTGAACATCCTAAACGTACTTCAGGGCAATGGCCGGCTATCCTTCCGCCAAGTATCGGAGCGGGTGAGAATCTCGGTGCCCACCGTCAGCAATAAAGTCAGCAACTTGGAGCGCATGGGCGTCATCCGGGGATACCACGCGGAACTGGACCCCGAGAGGATGGGTGAGATCAGTGTGATGGTCACGGTCAAGGCGAGGCCTTCCGAGCTGTCGGAGGTGGCGCGTAACTTCGATCGGGACGATCAGGTCCGCCAGGTGTTCCATCTCAGCAGCGGCAGACTATTGCTCGTATGTACATTTATCGATGGGCACATGATCAACGACTTCGCCGCTCGGCTGGCGTCCATACCCCAGGTCTTAGAATATGATATCGCCAGCGTCATCAGCGTGGACAAGGAACTGGACCGGGCGGTGGTGGCTCCCGGTGTCAATCCGATAATGCTCTGTGGGCACTGCGGCAGGGAGATCCGGGACGAGCCCCTGCGGCTTAGGGACAGCGTCCGAACACACTTCTTATGTTCTGAAGAATGCAGGGCTGCCATGCGCTCCCACGGCCG
The DNA window shown above is from Methanomassiliicoccus sp. and carries:
- a CDS encoding heavy metal translocating P-type ATPase yields the protein MPPPKPLPGSTRSATFGVTGMTCASCAGIVEETISGLPGVREATVNLATEKARVSYDPALIDAERIVEAVRAAGYGLAVDQVTLGIKGMVCASCASVIETALMAVDGVFSANVNLAIEKVSVRFNPEEVTVAALKAAIVEAGYEVIEAETLDTEMAERAREQRKQLTLLVFSLSLSVPIMILMLGFDYLGWADALGIMGSEGYILFAMATPVQFIAGYQFYVGTYYAFRNRRANMDTLIALGSSAAYLYSVAVVFFPSLIPFHQHTYFDTSAMIISLILFGKYLEAKAKGRTSQAIRSLIGLQARTARVLRDGQEIEVPVELLKVDDLFVVRPGEKVATDGMVVEGGSAVDESMITGESIPVDKTAGSPVVGGSINKNGVLKVQASRVGKDTALAQIIRLVEDAQSSKAPIQRYADNVSAWFVPAVIAIATVSFLAWYLYAYGAVVGGDEEFVFSLIIFISVLVISCPCALGLATPTAIMVGSGKGAENGILFKSAEALEITGKVQIVVMDKTGTITKGEPEVTDIFVVKGTEAEVLTTAAAAEKGSEHPLAEAIVRRAQGDGLSPPDASDFEAVPGLGVRAEVNGRNVLIGNRKMMDASNVDISAAQADLRRMEEDGRTAMLVSSDSQLIGIIGVADVIKETSREAIAELRRMGIEVIMLTGDNPRTAKVIASQVGIDKYIAEVLPENKAQEVARLQASGKKVAMVGDGVNDAPALAQADVGIAIGSGTDVAMETGDIVLIRSDLIDAVAAIQLSRRTMTKIRQNLFWALGYNSAGIPIAAGVLYPFFHVLLNPIVAAAAMAMSSVSVVSNAALLKRYTPEIKKKP
- a CDS encoding winged helix-turn-helix transcriptional regulator, with the translated sequence MGLDENDVNILNVLQGNGRLSFRQVSERVRISVPTVSNKVSNLERMGVIRGYHAELDPERMGEISVMVTVKARPSELSEVARNFDRDDQVRQVFHLSSGRLLLVCTFIDGHMINDFAARLASIPQVLEYDIASVISVDKELDRAVVAPGVNPIMLCGHCGREIRDEPLRLRDSVRTHFLCSEECRAAMRSHGRS